In Stenotrophomonas sp. 169, one DNA window encodes the following:
- a CDS encoding rhamnogalacturonan acetylesterase — MAGDRPLPAPIRASKIILVGDSTTAVQGGWGPRFCGDHVTSFAACINLARGGRSTYNYRAEGSWPLVESEMRAPGYATTWVLIQFGHNDQPGKPGRSTNLQHEFPDNLRRYVQEVRAAGAVPVLLTPLTRRQFADGRLIDDLAPWADAVRRVARELDVPLVDLHARSRALVQAMGPVMAMTLAQAPASQPQVAAALSGTTVDAAAAAVGAGAAAQNALIEPMGQAKRAFDYTHLGDDGAAVFATVVAEELARTVQPMRPLLLP, encoded by the coding sequence ATGGCGGGCGACAGGCCGCTGCCCGCGCCCATCCGGGCGAGCAAGATCATCCTGGTCGGGGACTCGACCACGGCGGTGCAGGGCGGGTGGGGGCCACGCTTCTGCGGCGACCATGTCACCTCCTTCGCGGCCTGCATCAATCTGGCTCGCGGTGGGCGCAGTACGTACAACTACCGTGCTGAAGGGTCGTGGCCACTGGTGGAGTCGGAGATGCGCGCACCGGGTTATGCCACCACGTGGGTGCTGATCCAGTTCGGGCACAACGACCAGCCGGGCAAGCCCGGACGCTCCACCAACCTGCAGCACGAGTTCCCGGACAACCTGCGGCGTTATGTGCAGGAGGTACGGGCCGCGGGTGCCGTGCCGGTGCTGCTGACACCACTCACCCGCCGACAGTTCGCCGATGGCCGACTGATCGATGACCTTGCCCCCTGGGCCGATGCCGTACGGCGGGTAGCGCGCGAGCTGGATGTTCCGCTGGTCGACCTGCATGCGCGCAGCCGGGCGCTGGTGCAGGCGATGGGTCCGGTCATGGCGATGACACTCGCCCAGGCACCCGCCTCCCAGCCGCAGGTGGCGGCCGCGCTGTCGGGCACCACCGTGGATGCGGCCGCAGCCGCAGTGGGCGCCGGGGCCGCTGCACAGAACGCGCTGATCGAGCCGATGGGCCAAGCCAAGCGAGCCTTCGACTACACCCACCTGGGAGACGACGGTGCGGCGGTATTCGCCACGGTGGTGGCCGAGGAGCTTGCGCGTACGGTGCAGCCGATGCGCCCGCTGCTGCTGCCGTGA
- a CDS encoding alpha/beta hydrolase, translated as MRLPLFLLPLSLISAMSLCVSAAAAQRAVSTVEMAADEAPGERIPLWPAGQVPGEQGTARPMHVVERSTDPARPDRYVDQVDAPWVVVHAPARPNGKAVLVIPGGGYQRVVIDKEGTELVPDWVDRAGYTLFVLRYRLPQQGRDHQAALADAQRALRRVRAMASGRGLDPDDIAVMGFSAGGHVAARLATGFDAAAYPPRDAQDALSARPSRVVLVYPVIDMGTHAHSGSRQRLLGEHPDRALQDTFSLQTQVRRDMPPTLLLHAADDAVVSVDNSLLMARALAGAGEEYELHVFAHGGHGFGMRAPVDSTTALWPQIAQRWLQQPTRKEQP; from the coding sequence ATGAGATTGCCGTTGTTTCTGCTGCCGTTGTCGCTGATCTCCGCGATGTCGTTGTGCGTATCCGCCGCTGCAGCGCAGCGCGCCGTGTCGACGGTCGAAATGGCGGCCGACGAGGCACCGGGCGAGCGCATCCCGCTGTGGCCCGCAGGCCAGGTTCCGGGCGAGCAGGGCACCGCCCGCCCGATGCATGTGGTCGAACGCAGCACCGACCCGGCCCGGCCTGACCGCTATGTCGACCAGGTGGACGCCCCGTGGGTGGTGGTGCATGCGCCTGCGCGACCCAACGGCAAGGCCGTGCTGGTCATCCCCGGCGGCGGCTACCAGCGCGTGGTGATCGACAAGGAAGGCACCGAACTGGTTCCGGACTGGGTGGATCGTGCGGGCTACACGTTGTTCGTGCTGCGCTACCGGTTGCCGCAGCAGGGCCGTGATCACCAGGCCGCACTGGCCGACGCGCAGCGCGCGCTGCGCAGGGTGCGCGCCATGGCCTCCGGCCGCGGGCTCGACCCGGATGACATCGCCGTGATGGGGTTCTCCGCCGGTGGCCACGTCGCCGCGCGGCTGGCAACCGGTTTCGATGCCGCCGCGTATCCCCCCCGCGACGCCCAGGATGCGCTCAGTGCCAGGCCGTCACGGGTCGTGCTGGTCTATCCCGTGATCGACATGGGCACGCACGCGCACAGCGGCTCGCGGCAGCGCCTGTTGGGTGAGCATCCCGATCGTGCCCTGCAGGACACGTTCTCCCTGCAGACGCAGGTGCGCCGGGACATGCCGCCCACGCTGCTGTTGCATGCAGCTGACGATGCAGTGGTCAGCGTGGACAACAGCCTGCTGATGGCGCGTGCCCTGGCCGGTGCAGGTGAGGAGTACGAACTGCATGTATTCGCCCACGGTGGCCACGGCTTCGGCATGCGGGCACCGGTAGATTCCACCACGGCCCTGTGGCCGCAGATCGCGCAGCGCTGGCTGCAGCAGCCGACTCGCAAGGAGCAGCCATGA
- a CDS encoding 2-keto-4-pentenoate hydratase: MDLPTAPADPAAIASAFTGARRAGASLPDFPGTIPADLVTAYHVQDLAIAEWGHDVVGWKVGYIAEERRDVSGDDRLLGPIFNNRLQNATGGTVLDIPVFEGGFAAVEAEYVIELLEDAPADQLEWTPEQAEALPARLYIGVEVASSPLATINILGPLVVVSDFGNNNGLLLGPEITDWTTRDDSELRAETLIEGEVVGTGGATRLPGGLRTAIAFALSRSAKRGRPLKRGELIATGNATGIHDISVGQTAVVRFAGFGDIACRAVAAG; the protein is encoded by the coding sequence ATGGACCTGCCAACCGCACCGGCCGACCCGGCCGCCATCGCCAGCGCCTTTACCGGCGCGCGTCGTGCAGGCGCTTCCCTGCCTGATTTCCCCGGCACGATCCCCGCCGACCTGGTCACCGCGTACCACGTGCAGGACCTGGCCATCGCCGAGTGGGGCCATGACGTAGTGGGCTGGAAGGTCGGCTACATCGCCGAAGAGCGCCGCGATGTGTCCGGCGATGACCGCCTGCTGGGCCCGATCTTCAACAATCGGCTGCAGAATGCTACCGGTGGAACAGTTCTCGACATTCCGGTCTTCGAAGGCGGTTTCGCCGCAGTCGAGGCCGAGTACGTGATCGAACTGCTTGAAGATGCACCGGCTGATCAGCTGGAGTGGACGCCCGAGCAGGCCGAAGCGCTGCCGGCGCGCCTGTACATCGGCGTGGAAGTGGCCAGCAGCCCGCTGGCGACCATCAACATTCTCGGCCCGCTGGTGGTGGTGTCTGATTTCGGCAACAACAACGGGCTGTTGCTGGGGCCGGAAATCACCGACTGGACCACCCGCGATGACAGCGAACTGCGCGCGGAGACGCTGATCGAGGGTGAGGTCGTCGGCACCGGTGGTGCAACGCGTCTTCCCGGCGGCCTGCGTACCGCCATCGCCTTTGCCTTGTCCCGCTCGGCCAAGCGTGGCCGCCCGCTCAAGCGCGGCGAACTCATCGCCACCGGCAATGCGACCGGTATCCACGACATCAGCGTAGGCCAGACGGCAGTGGTGCGGTTCGCTGGTTTCGGAGACATTGCCTGCCGGGCCGTGGCAGCGGGATGA
- a CDS encoding TRAP transporter substrate-binding protein, giving the protein MITRRNFLATSLGALAVPVLAGCSKAGDSVAGGHLLTATDVHIADYPTVTAVKWIGETLARETGGRLRLRQYHSGQLGRESEAIDMARFGAIDITRVYSGALNNAFPLTQALCLPYVFNSVAHMRAALDGGVADAVLRSFETRDLVGLAIYDSGARCFYNTKHPIVEPNDLRGLKLRVASSDIFIQLMRLFGANPTPMSLGDTFSGMETHMIDGAENNMRSFHSSRHFEAAHYWSQSDHSYAPDVLLMSRASLEQLKPADRQLLLDTARASVNVMRQQWDASEDAARKAVTDFGVKTNEVDLAAFRKAADPLLQEYLKQPELAAMVNRIRDLA; this is encoded by the coding sequence ATGATCACACGTAGAAACTTCCTTGCCACCAGCCTCGGCGCGCTTGCTGTGCCGGTCCTGGCAGGCTGCAGCAAAGCCGGCGACAGCGTGGCCGGTGGGCACCTGCTCACCGCGACCGATGTCCATATCGCCGATTACCCCACCGTGACCGCGGTGAAGTGGATCGGCGAGACCCTGGCCCGCGAAACCGGTGGCCGCCTGCGCCTGCGCCAGTACCACTCCGGCCAGCTGGGTCGCGAGTCCGAGGCGATCGACATGGCGCGCTTTGGTGCCATCGACATCACCCGTGTGTATTCCGGTGCACTCAACAATGCATTCCCGCTCACCCAGGCCCTGTGCCTGCCGTATGTGTTCAACTCGGTGGCGCACATGCGTGCCGCACTGGACGGCGGCGTGGCCGACGCGGTGCTGCGCAGCTTCGAGACGCGCGATCTTGTCGGCCTGGCCATCTACGATTCGGGCGCACGCTGCTTCTACAACACCAAGCACCCCATCGTGGAGCCGAACGACCTGCGCGGCCTGAAGCTGCGCGTGGCATCGTCGGACATCTTCATCCAGTTGATGCGCCTGTTCGGTGCGAACCCGACGCCGATGTCGCTGGGCGATACGTTCTCGGGCATGGAAACGCACATGATCGACGGTGCGGAAAACAACATGCGCAGCTTCCACTCCAGCCGTCATTTCGAAGCCGCGCATTACTGGTCGCAGAGCGACCACTCGTATGCCCCCGACGTGTTGCTGATGTCGCGCGCCAGCTTGGAGCAGTTGAAACCGGCTGATCGCCAGCTGCTGCTCGACACGGCCCGTGCATCGGTCAACGTGATGCGCCAGCAGTGGGATGCATCGGAGGACGCAGCGCGCAAGGCCGTGACCGATTTCGGCGTCAAGACCAACGAGGTGGACCTGGCGGCATTCCGCAAGGCCGCTGATCCGCTGCTGCAGGAGTACCTGAAGCAGCCCGAGCTGGCCGCCATGGTCAACCGCATCCGCGATCTCGCCTGA
- a CDS encoding carboxylesterase family protein, which produces MTDLADLQRRRFLSDSARWAFAAATAAALPSAFAQPAARTDNQVLARVRGGRVRGQREHGINVFRGLRYGADTAAYRFQPPRAELPWRGIADALEFGSAAPQGGKEGPGSEDCLFLNVWTPALGDGGKRPILFYIHGGGFNNGSGSDPLYDGSALCRRGDVVVVTVNHRLNLFGYLYLGAMGDPRYAASGNAGQLDLVQALQWVREHAATFGGDAANITVFGQSGGGAKIATLMAMPAAKGLFQRAWTMSGQQVTAAGPRAAAQRTDIAMKAAGADDIDALLRLSPAALLAAGKARDPSRVENSSLYVGPVLDDVVVPVHPFFPDAPAQSAHIPMVIGNTRDETRAFLGNDPANHELTWDTLPAKLEQEQYVDLRPQRVIDAYRRMYPQYTPSQVFFAATTAGRSWRGAVEELEARARQPVGAAPTWAYQLDWGSPLDGGRFGAFHTLDIPLVFDNAGQPGSRTGDGPDATAVAAMMSSALIHFARTGDPNHRGIARWEPYDLPRRQTLLFDTRSQLADDPRGGERELYRQAPFMQRGTF; this is translated from the coding sequence ATGACCGACCTCGCCGACCTGCAGCGCCGCCGCTTCCTCAGCGACAGCGCACGCTGGGCCTTCGCCGCGGCGACGGCTGCCGCATTGCCCAGCGCCTTCGCCCAACCTGCGGCGCGGACGGACAACCAAGTGCTGGCCCGTGTGCGGGGCGGGCGGGTGCGGGGCCAGCGCGAGCACGGCATCAACGTGTTCCGTGGCCTGCGCTACGGTGCAGATACCGCCGCGTACCGCTTCCAGCCGCCGCGCGCCGAGCTCCCTTGGCGGGGCATCGCCGATGCCCTGGAGTTCGGCAGTGCCGCGCCGCAGGGCGGCAAGGAGGGGCCGGGCAGCGAAGACTGCCTGTTCCTCAACGTGTGGACGCCTGCGCTGGGCGATGGCGGCAAGCGGCCGATTCTGTTCTATATCCACGGCGGCGGCTTCAATAACGGCTCCGGCAGTGATCCGCTGTACGACGGCAGCGCCCTATGCCGTCGCGGTGACGTCGTGGTGGTGACCGTCAACCATCGGCTCAACTTGTTTGGCTATCTGTATCTGGGCGCGATGGGCGACCCACGCTATGCCGCATCCGGCAATGCAGGTCAGCTCGACCTGGTGCAGGCCCTGCAGTGGGTGCGCGAGCACGCCGCGACCTTCGGCGGCGATGCGGCCAACATCACCGTGTTCGGACAGTCCGGTGGCGGCGCGAAGATCGCCACGTTGATGGCGATGCCGGCAGCGAAGGGACTGTTCCAGCGCGCGTGGACGATGAGCGGGCAACAGGTGACGGCCGCGGGACCACGCGCCGCCGCGCAGCGCACCGACATCGCCATGAAGGCGGCAGGGGCAGACGACATCGATGCGCTGCTGCGCCTGTCACCGGCCGCGCTGCTGGCAGCGGGCAAGGCACGCGATCCGTCGCGTGTGGAGAACAGCAGCCTGTATGTCGGCCCGGTGCTGGACGACGTGGTAGTGCCGGTGCATCCCTTCTTTCCCGACGCCCCCGCGCAGTCCGCTCACATCCCGATGGTGATCGGCAATACGCGCGATGAGACCCGCGCGTTCCTCGGCAATGATCCGGCCAACCATGAACTGACATGGGACACGCTGCCGGCGAAGCTGGAGCAGGAGCAGTACGTTGACCTGCGGCCGCAGCGCGTCATCGACGCCTACCGGCGCATGTATCCGCAGTACACGCCGTCGCAGGTGTTCTTCGCAGCCACCACCGCAGGCCGTTCGTGGCGTGGGGCCGTGGAAGAACTGGAGGCGCGTGCGCGCCAGCCGGTCGGGGCCGCACCCACCTGGGCCTACCAGCTGGACTGGGGCTCGCCGCTGGATGGCGGGCGGTTCGGGGCGTTCCATACGCTGGACATCCCGTTGGTGTTCGACAACGCCGGTCAGCCCGGCTCGCGCACCGGCGACGGTCCGGACGCGACGGCGGTCGCCGCGATGATGAGCAGCGCACTCATCCACTTTGCCCGCACCGGCGACCCCAACCATCGGGGCATCGCACGTTGGGAACCGTATGACCTGCCGCGCCGGCAGACCCTGCTGTTCGATACGCGCAGCCAGCTGGCCGATGATCCACGTGGCGGCGAGCGCGAACTCTATCGGCAGGCGCCCTTCATGCAGCGCGGCACGTTCTGA
- a CDS encoding TRAP transporter small permease: MTDTTTGTAPIALSAGQRLLDRIADIAIYIAVAALLGLVVVQGWQVFARYVLNDSPSWTEPVTLLLLSTAMSLGAACGVHTNRHFGFFLLAAYMSAGLRRVVDTFVQLVIAVLGGFIAVWAMVLLQDGLDIKTAGANLPQSINYLPLSLGGALMVLFALNRAWRVHYPLAVVADADAEGDR, encoded by the coding sequence ATGACCGATACGACGACGGGCACCGCCCCGATCGCCCTGAGTGCCGGCCAGCGCCTGCTGGACCGCATTGCCGACATCGCCATCTACATCGCCGTGGCCGCCCTGCTCGGGCTGGTGGTGGTGCAGGGCTGGCAGGTGTTCGCACGCTACGTGTTGAACGATTCGCCCAGCTGGACCGAACCGGTGACGCTGCTGCTGCTGAGCACGGCGATGAGCCTGGGTGCGGCCTGCGGCGTGCATACCAATCGCCACTTCGGGTTCTTCCTGCTGGCCGCCTACATGAGCGCTGGCCTGCGCCGCGTAGTGGATACCTTCGTGCAACTGGTGATCGCCGTGCTGGGCGGGTTCATCGCCGTGTGGGCGATGGTGCTGCTGCAGGACGGACTGGACATCAAGACCGCAGGGGCCAACTTGCCGCAGAGCATCAACTACCTGCCGCTGTCGCTGGGCGGTGCGTTGATGGTGTTGTTCGCGCTCAACCGCGCGTGGCGGGTGCACTACCCGCTCGCCGTCGTGGCCGACGCTGACGCTGAAGGAGATCGTTGA
- a CDS encoding cysteine dioxygenase family protein: MQVQSIPSGFRGKDKLISALDAAVDQGDAASITAALQQTLRSVIRDPSIELPACVHRPVQGRYARRELHRSPTLGYSVIAMCWGPGQGTPLHDHDAMWCVEGVWRGDLVVTPYALLEQDGDRARFAAQALLYGERGSAGSLIPPHEYHTLRNASSEEIAVSVHVYQGPMERSTVFEPIGDGWYQARVHALDSDA, encoded by the coding sequence ATGCAAGTGCAGTCGATCCCCTCCGGTTTCCGTGGCAAAGACAAGTTGATTTCGGCGCTGGATGCGGCGGTCGACCAAGGCGATGCTGCGTCGATCACCGCGGCCCTGCAGCAGACGCTGCGCAGTGTCATCCGCGATCCGTCCATCGAGCTGCCGGCCTGCGTCCATCGTCCCGTGCAAGGCCGCTATGCGCGGCGCGAACTGCATCGCAGCCCTACGCTGGGCTACAGCGTGATCGCCATGTGCTGGGGCCCGGGGCAGGGTACGCCGCTGCACGATCACGACGCGATGTGGTGCGTGGAAGGCGTATGGCGGGGTGACCTGGTCGTCACCCCGTATGCGCTGCTGGAGCAGGACGGCGACCGTGCCCGGTTCGCCGCGCAGGCACTGCTGTATGGCGAACGGGGCAGTGCCGGCAGTCTGATTCCACCGCACGAGTACCACACACTGCGCAATGCCAGCAGCGAAGAGATCGCGGTGTCGGTGCACGTGTACCAAGGCCCGATGGAACGCAGCACAGTGTTCGAACCGATCGGCGATGGCTGGTACCAGGCGCGCGTGCACGCGCTGGACAGCGACGCCTGA
- a CDS encoding LamG-like jellyroll fold domain-containing protein yields the protein MPHRPTALARLPRRRLLALATALFVAPSLAAEAPALLFHVDANHGLEAEVAQGDPVPNFRDKVKVVDDGARGKAIQWEDDGVLSWDAPGNILAQRGTLAFDWRSRYAVGEAPFVIFRVGYADHSSWDMAWLRIDWNGHGFDAFVTDANLARTRVSFALPQNPAPAQWVHLAFAWDEDHGVRLFVDGKEVARVDARGDYDAALDQLGLAGRVMAPYQVQSRYNFLRGSDFQHIRVFDRMLDGPAVAALAQGKAPATAVVASADQRAWRHRFGWESAAPPALAAAGTRIRKIEFADTKDLKQWMWKATDGIAETTWPGVYNRSRLPGRNDYFQLPDWNTYVEAGQHLDLTLPDGEPVNRIEVRGAAFGTLAHGADAQSATTTVLQRPRGVVRSVDDIPTQQGGVLRFSNVEQETPIQEIWAYHVGEGSEPDGSVKQTYVVDSQALPDYTNLDTLRHYIDGRYPVAERSTVMALPKGAGSRRRGSDTLPAQPLPIVHVLIPSGVGDAPANQPLIRSWAHSWENMHDGLDGVAIDLPALDLPATHDGLIPLNIRIKDPIWPARDMIDVSVSVQPGKKRTLWLDLRDRILTADSLWLSIASAAPGFDARALDGAEIRMVFKPRSEAIAEHVADRFNQVRDNWGFLVEEHTTSKRQRLYARVYADLSDLLRVDPDHQLGRLYWNYISYNSQGRPPFTAPEVPKGVPAWAFNQTQDLAYVRRFIDWWIEHRQVPYGDFGGGISDDSDLTQQWPGLALMGVQPDRLNASLTALSDAVYRNGMFSNGLSTIETDELHAYEEGINTNSAMLYLNWGDPLTVERLMETVKAFDEKIILTNPQGHLLFSSNWFGGNKVYREPNWQWQKPYSFPVLHPAFLLGQFNADPSSRRLVTGLADGYLAHAYTDDKGRWALPNEINWATGKVRGGELNNGSGSGDIMHTFWAAWRWTGDEKYLKALDYRVERGGPGALSNLGENYVEVLGRQQDWYPKLTADADSGKTGFASVMAWQASGDVKYIEALHAEGIQAKAQREYMNTDGHWWSDRVEAPSEFLQRARLGGIALKRNQSWPGHTVSWRFDRDDAAEQVALLVHAPSRERFTVTSYNLAKQAITVDMTGWNVASGTWRVRSGVDANGDGKIDGKVSERDVMLETSVSTPLKFQPGRTEVFEFERIRAGSPVEQRPDLGIGRGDVRVDGRQVHVIVHSLGHVGTGTGVAVLEDARGREIARIEVPAMDAPSDLQPRTTTVALPLPAGDRRGLRVRVALADDGEEVTRLNNVADLP from the coding sequence ATGCCCCACCGTCCCACTGCCCTCGCCCGCCTGCCCCGTCGCCGCCTGCTGGCCCTGGCCACCGCGCTGTTCGTTGCGCCGTCGCTCGCCGCAGAGGCACCCGCGCTGCTGTTCCACGTGGATGCGAACCACGGCCTGGAAGCTGAGGTGGCGCAGGGCGATCCGGTACCCAACTTCCGCGACAAGGTGAAGGTGGTTGATGACGGTGCACGCGGCAAGGCGATCCAGTGGGAAGACGATGGCGTGCTGTCGTGGGATGCACCCGGCAACATCCTGGCGCAGCGCGGCACGCTGGCCTTCGATTGGCGATCGCGCTATGCCGTCGGTGAAGCACCGTTCGTGATCTTCCGCGTGGGCTATGCCGACCACAGCAGCTGGGACATGGCGTGGCTGCGCATCGACTGGAACGGACACGGCTTCGATGCGTTCGTCACCGATGCCAACCTGGCGCGCACCCGGGTGTCGTTCGCGCTGCCGCAGAACCCGGCCCCGGCGCAGTGGGTGCACCTGGCGTTCGCCTGGGACGAAGACCACGGGGTGCGTCTGTTCGTGGATGGCAAGGAAGTCGCGCGGGTCGATGCCAGGGGCGACTACGATGCCGCGCTGGACCAGTTGGGCCTGGCCGGGCGGGTGATGGCGCCCTATCAGGTGCAGAGCCGCTACAACTTCCTGCGCGGCAGCGATTTCCAGCACATCCGCGTCTTCGACCGCATGCTGGATGGACCGGCGGTAGCTGCACTGGCGCAAGGCAAGGCACCGGCGACGGCCGTCGTGGCGTCGGCAGACCAGCGCGCATGGCGGCATCGCTTCGGTTGGGAAAGTGCGGCTCCGCCGGCACTGGCCGCCGCAGGCACGCGCATACGCAAGATCGAGTTCGCCGATACCAAGGACCTCAAGCAGTGGATGTGGAAGGCCACCGATGGCATCGCCGAAACCACTTGGCCGGGGGTCTACAACCGCTCGCGCCTGCCGGGACGCAACGATTACTTCCAGCTGCCGGACTGGAACACCTATGTAGAGGCCGGGCAGCACCTGGACCTGACCCTGCCCGATGGCGAACCGGTGAACCGCATCGAGGTGCGTGGCGCGGCGTTCGGCACCTTGGCCCACGGCGCCGATGCGCAGAGCGCGACCACAACGGTGCTGCAGCGCCCGCGCGGCGTGGTGCGCAGCGTCGATGACATCCCCACCCAGCAGGGTGGCGTGCTGCGCTTCAGCAACGTGGAACAGGAAACCCCGATCCAGGAGATCTGGGCCTATCACGTGGGCGAAGGCAGTGAGCCGGACGGCAGCGTCAAGCAGACCTATGTGGTGGACAGCCAGGCCCTGCCTGACTACACCAACCTGGACACGCTGCGACACTACATCGACGGCCGCTACCCCGTGGCCGAACGCAGCACGGTGATGGCGTTGCCCAAGGGGGCCGGTTCGCGCCGTCGCGGTTCCGATACGCTGCCTGCCCAGCCGCTGCCCATCGTGCACGTGCTGATCCCGTCCGGCGTGGGTGATGCACCGGCCAACCAGCCGTTGATCCGCAGTTGGGCGCACAGCTGGGAAAACATGCATGACGGCCTGGATGGCGTGGCCATCGACCTGCCGGCGCTGGACCTGCCGGCGACCCATGACGGCCTGATCCCGCTCAACATCCGCATCAAGGATCCGATCTGGCCGGCCCGCGACATGATCGATGTATCGGTCTCGGTGCAACCCGGCAAGAAACGCACGCTGTGGCTGGACCTGCGCGACCGCATCCTCACCGCCGACAGCCTGTGGTTGAGCATCGCCTCGGCGGCTCCCGGCTTCGACGCACGCGCGCTGGACGGCGCGGAAATCCGCATGGTGTTCAAGCCGCGCAGCGAAGCGATCGCCGAGCACGTCGCAGACCGCTTCAACCAGGTGCGAGACAACTGGGGTTTCCTCGTGGAGGAACACACCACCTCCAAGCGGCAGCGCCTGTACGCCCGCGTTTACGCCGACCTGAGTGACCTGCTGCGGGTGGATCCGGATCACCAGCTGGGCCGGTTGTACTGGAACTACATCAGCTACAACAGCCAGGGCCGACCGCCGTTCACTGCCCCGGAAGTGCCCAAGGGCGTGCCGGCATGGGCATTCAACCAGACCCAGGACCTGGCCTATGTGCGGCGCTTCATCGACTGGTGGATCGAACACCGGCAGGTGCCGTACGGTGACTTCGGCGGCGGCATCTCCGACGATTCGGACCTGACCCAGCAGTGGCCGGGCCTGGCCCTGATGGGTGTGCAGCCGGACCGGTTGAACGCCTCGCTGACCGCGCTGTCCGACGCGGTGTACCGCAATGGCATGTTCAGCAACGGGTTGAGCACCATCGAAACCGACGAGCTGCACGCCTACGAGGAAGGCATCAACACCAACAGCGCCATGCTGTACCTCAACTGGGGTGATCCGCTGACCGTGGAACGGTTGATGGAGACAGTGAAGGCCTTCGACGAGAAGATCATCCTGACCAACCCGCAGGGCCACCTGTTGTTCTCCAGCAATTGGTTCGGCGGCAACAAGGTCTACCGCGAGCCGAACTGGCAGTGGCAGAAACCGTATTCGTTCCCGGTGCTGCACCCCGCCTTCCTGCTCGGGCAGTTCAATGCCGATCCGAGCAGCCGACGCCTGGTCACCGGCCTGGCCGATGGCTACCTCGCCCACGCCTATACCGATGACAAGGGCCGCTGGGCGCTGCCGAACGAGATCAACTGGGCCACCGGCAAGGTGCGCGGCGGTGAACTCAACAACGGGTCCGGCAGCGGCGACATCATGCACACCTTCTGGGCGGCGTGGCGCTGGACGGGCGATGAGAAGTACCTGAAGGCGCTGGACTACCGCGTGGAGCGCGGTGGACCCGGTGCGCTGTCCAACCTCGGCGAGAACTACGTGGAGGTGCTGGGGCGACAGCAGGACTGGTATCCGAAGCTGACTGCCGATGCAGACAGTGGCAAGACCGGCTTCGCCAGCGTGATGGCATGGCAGGCCAGCGGCGATGTGAAGTACATCGAGGCCCTGCACGCCGAGGGGATCCAGGCCAAGGCGCAGCGCGAGTACATGAATACCGACGGCCACTGGTGGTCGGACCGGGTGGAGGCACCGAGCGAGTTCCTGCAGCGTGCCCGCCTGGGGGGTATCGCCCTGAAGCGCAACCAGAGCTGGCCGGGGCACACGGTGAGCTGGCGCTTCGACCGCGACGATGCGGCCGAACAGGTGGCGCTGCTGGTCCATGCGCCCTCACGCGAACGCTTCACCGTCACCAGCTACAACCTGGCCAAGCAGGCGATCACCGTGGACATGACCGGCTGGAACGTGGCCAGCGGCACCTGGCGGGTGCGCAGCGGCGTGGACGCCAACGGCGACGGGAAGATCGACGGCAAGGTGAGCGAACGCGACGTGATGCTGGAAACCAGCGTCAGCACGCCGCTGAAGTTCCAGCCGGGCAGGACCGAAGTGTTCGAGTTCGAGCGCATCCGTGCCGGCTCCCCCGTGGAGCAACGTCCTGACCTGGGCATTGGCCGGGGCGACGTGCGGGTCGATGGAAGGCAGGTGCACGTGATCGTCCACAGCCTGGGGCATGTGGGCACGGGAACCGGTGTGGCGGTGCTGGAAGATGCGCGTGGCCGTGAGATCGCGCGTATCGAAGTGCCGGCGATGGACGCGCCCAGTGATCTGCAGCCGCGCACGACCACCGTCGCCCTGCCGTTGCCTGCAGGCGACCGCCGTGGCCTGCGCGTACGCGTGGCCTTGGCCGACGATGGCGAGGAAGTCACGCGCCTGAACAACGTGGCCGACCTACCCTGA